The Sorangiineae bacterium MSr11367 genome window below encodes:
- a CDS encoding helix-turn-helix domain-containing protein: protein MDSLITAAALALAAGDVLGALQRVALRDDPPALALRGIAMAQLGEFARAKELLRKAARAFGPREAVARARCVAAEAEIALASRDLVRSPAALRAARATLEAHGDRINAAHAQQLEVRWLLLTGHVHEAARALDAIDPSGLPPAMGAVHELLTADIAMRRLRANELRAALERARTAAMRARIPALLAEAEKAFRILEQPVGRLIARAGERALSFAEVEAVLSSNDLVIDAWRHEVRQGRTRVELARRPVLFGIARTLAEAWPDDVPREDLLARVFGAKRINESHRVRLRVEMGRLRRVLEELADIRATARGFALSPQLAAREVVVLARATDAEDTVVLALLSDGESWSTSSLALALGRSQRTLQRTLGTLAAAGKVQSVGSARARRWMASPLAGMAGFTPPLLLPVRLPID, encoded by the coding sequence ATGGACTCGTTGATCACGGCGGCAGCGCTGGCACTGGCGGCGGGCGATGTCCTCGGCGCGCTGCAGCGCGTGGCTCTGCGAGACGATCCACCGGCCCTGGCCCTGCGGGGCATCGCGATGGCGCAGCTCGGCGAGTTCGCACGCGCCAAGGAGCTCTTGCGCAAGGCGGCCCGTGCCTTTGGCCCGCGTGAGGCCGTGGCCCGGGCGCGCTGCGTCGCCGCCGAGGCCGAAATTGCGCTGGCCTCGCGCGATCTCGTGCGCTCGCCGGCCGCCTTGCGCGCGGCCCGCGCCACCTTGGAGGCGCACGGAGACCGCATCAATGCCGCGCACGCGCAGCAACTGGAGGTGCGCTGGCTCCTGCTCACCGGCCACGTGCACGAGGCCGCACGCGCGCTCGACGCCATCGACCCGTCGGGCTTGCCCCCGGCGATGGGTGCCGTGCACGAGCTGCTGACGGCCGACATCGCCATGCGCCGCCTTCGGGCCAACGAGCTTCGCGCCGCGCTCGAGCGCGCACGAACCGCGGCCATGCGCGCACGCATTCCTGCGCTCCTCGCGGAAGCCGAAAAGGCCTTTCGCATCCTCGAGCAGCCGGTGGGGCGGCTCATCGCACGAGCCGGGGAACGGGCGCTCTCGTTCGCCGAGGTGGAGGCCGTCCTCTCCTCGAACGATCTGGTGATCGATGCATGGCGCCACGAGGTTCGGCAGGGCCGCACGCGGGTGGAGCTCGCACGGCGCCCGGTGCTGTTCGGCATTGCGCGCACGCTGGCCGAAGCATGGCCCGACGACGTGCCCCGTGAGGATCTGCTGGCGCGCGTGTTCGGCGCGAAGCGAATCAACGAGTCGCATCGGGTGCGCCTGCGGGTCGAAATGGGCCGGTTGCGCCGCGTGCTCGAGGAGCTCGCCGACATTCGCGCGACAGCGCGTGGGTTCGCGCTCTCGCCGCAGCTGGCCGCGCGCGAAGTCGTCGTCTTGGCGCGCGCCACCGACGCCGAGGACACCGTCGTGCTGGCCTTGCTTTCCGACGGCGAATCGTGGTCGACCTCGTCGCTCGCGCTCGCGCTGGGAAGGAGTCAACGCACCTTGCAGCGCACGCTGGGCACCTTGGCCGCCGCCGGAAAGGTGCAATCGGTGGGCAGCGCGCGGGCGCGTCGCTGGATGGCCTCGCCCCTGGCAGGCATGGCGGGATTCACGCCGCCCTTGTTACTCCCCGTTCGATTGCCCATCGATTAA
- a CDS encoding heparinase II/III family protein translates to MLGAAHCSSEPQTRDEAPAPRTRISQSDATLREVDIPKGPVDPMFLAALDATPPPHAGGPHPRLLFSEADLPALRARVNEAGSMRKQALERSKQGMDEYVVPVVNNAIEGQGKFGRENMAGAALLWLLTEDSRYLDKAKAILAQQMKAAPAYGATVLFDAQEYYTERSFIVSGLSLAYDWLYSALGADERKQLHDAIVGLGSELYLHANTAWWAIVTTASNFTGNNGTGFGTAGLALWGEENAAPQWVARATQLLRSYGQSGFDAAGASNEGALYGNYGLHNPAIFSQALERAGGPNPLREGHLAHHDEWFAYEVLPGGGALNPMNDARYEELDETYVAWASSHGANPPLAQWIQKQWRKPDVGPPNVDDLSSLSELLFYEEPSASFSPEQQLPLAKFFPGRGLVHVRSGFSDKNDFMAAFEARQTNVGQGVHQQADIGNFVLYAQGARFAIDSGYCNYVDAILAGNANAVRSCETKGHNAVEADGRSQDYLGRGTVRTYASTAAVGEPGALDVAVSDARTAYLLLGPARADRFFLHVRAEGAYPEYLVVSDAFRQDGLLQHDYASYLHTDKANQVTTSGGGAAVSARILAPGGAALSGTWVGAGLGIGVDQFVADYEGAGTHPRVIVSSKSVEYDAIGVLIPAPAGQNAPPVGSVAATGGVGAKVALDASTGDVVLERTSGEAVTAQGVKAVGAFAWLRLPSSGLPRRYALVEGTRLEVNGQVVASTNGKLGTVLVGAGAVAVSGKDVDAFRVQVGSVPSRVTLNGSVVSVRDCGQGVVVYPASASCTSP, encoded by the coding sequence GTGTTGGGCGCCGCCCATTGCTCGAGTGAGCCGCAAACTCGAGACGAGGCGCCCGCACCGCGGACTCGCATCTCGCAGAGCGATGCGACGCTGCGGGAGGTCGACATTCCGAAAGGGCCCGTCGACCCGATGTTCCTGGCGGCGCTCGATGCGACGCCGCCGCCGCACGCAGGCGGCCCTCACCCGCGGCTCCTTTTCTCGGAGGCCGATCTGCCGGCGCTCCGAGCCAGGGTGAACGAAGCCGGCTCGATGCGCAAACAGGCGCTCGAGCGGTCCAAACAAGGGATGGACGAGTACGTCGTTCCGGTGGTGAACAATGCCATCGAAGGGCAGGGGAAATTCGGGCGCGAAAACATGGCCGGCGCCGCACTTCTCTGGCTTTTGACCGAGGATTCGCGATACCTCGACAAGGCAAAGGCCATTTTGGCCCAGCAGATGAAGGCCGCACCCGCGTACGGCGCGACGGTCCTGTTCGATGCGCAAGAGTATTACACCGAGCGCTCGTTCATCGTGAGCGGACTCTCGCTGGCGTACGACTGGCTGTACTCTGCACTTGGTGCGGACGAACGGAAGCAGCTGCACGATGCCATCGTTGGCTTGGGTTCCGAGCTTTACCTGCATGCCAACACGGCCTGGTGGGCAATCGTCACGACGGCGTCGAACTTCACGGGAAACAACGGGACCGGGTTCGGGACCGCAGGTCTCGCGCTTTGGGGCGAGGAGAACGCGGCACCGCAATGGGTGGCGCGCGCGACCCAGCTTTTGCGTAGCTATGGGCAGAGCGGCTTCGATGCGGCGGGCGCGTCGAACGAAGGCGCCCTTTATGGCAATTATGGCCTGCACAACCCTGCCATTTTCTCGCAGGCGCTCGAACGCGCCGGCGGACCCAATCCGTTGCGGGAGGGCCATCTGGCGCACCACGACGAGTGGTTCGCGTACGAGGTTCTTCCCGGCGGCGGCGCGCTGAATCCCATGAACGATGCCCGTTACGAGGAATTGGACGAGACGTACGTCGCCTGGGCATCTTCCCATGGCGCCAATCCTCCTCTCGCGCAGTGGATCCAGAAACAATGGCGCAAGCCCGACGTCGGGCCGCCGAACGTGGACGATCTTTCGTCGCTCAGCGAACTGTTGTTCTACGAGGAGCCGTCCGCATCGTTTTCGCCGGAGCAGCAGCTGCCGCTCGCGAAGTTCTTCCCCGGACGCGGCTTGGTGCACGTTCGCAGCGGCTTTTCCGACAAGAATGACTTCATGGCCGCGTTCGAGGCGCGCCAGACCAACGTCGGCCAAGGGGTGCATCAGCAGGCCGACATTGGCAACTTCGTTCTTTATGCGCAGGGCGCGCGCTTCGCCATCGACAGCGGGTATTGCAACTATGTCGATGCCATTCTCGCGGGCAATGCCAACGCCGTGCGTTCGTGCGAAACCAAAGGGCACAACGCCGTGGAGGCCGACGGGCGCAGCCAGGACTACCTTGGCCGCGGTACCGTCCGCACCTACGCGAGCACCGCCGCCGTGGGCGAGCCCGGTGCACTCGACGTGGCGGTGAGCGATGCTCGAACGGCGTATTTGCTCCTTGGCCCGGCCCGCGCGGATCGCTTCTTCCTGCACGTGCGTGCGGAGGGGGCATATCCCGAGTACCTCGTGGTATCCGATGCCTTTCGGCAAGATGGTCTCTTGCAACACGATTACGCGTCGTACCTCCACACCGACAAAGCCAACCAGGTCACCACGTCGGGCGGCGGCGCCGCGGTGTCGGCGCGCATCCTCGCGCCGGGTGGTGCGGCGCTGAGCGGCACCTGGGTTGGTGCCGGGCTCGGCATCGGCGTGGACCAATTCGTGGCGGACTACGAGGGGGCGGGTACGCATCCGCGGGTCATCGTGTCGTCGAAATCGGTGGAGTACGACGCGATTGGCGTGCTGATTCCGGCGCCCGCAGGCCAGAACGCACCGCCGGTGGGATCCGTCGCGGCGACCGGTGGCGTCGGCGCGAAGGTCGCACTGGATGCATCGACGGGCGACGTCGTGTTGGAGCGCACCAGCGGCGAAGCTGTGACCGCTCAGGGCGTCAAGGCCGTTGGCGCATTCGCATGGCTGCGTCTCCCTTCCTCGGGATTGCCGCGGCGCTATGCGCTCGTCGAAGGCACCCGCCTGGAGGTCAATGGGCAGGTGGTCGCCAGCACCAATGGCAAATTGGGAACGGTGCTCGTCGGCGCCGGTGCCGTCGCGGTCAGTGGGAAAGACGTCGACGCGTTTCGCGTTCAGGTCGGCTCGGTGCCGTCGCGCGTGACCCTCAATGGAAGCGTGGTGAGCGTTCGCGATTGTGGCCAAGGCGTGGTGGTCTATCCCGCGAGCGCCAGCTGCACCTCCCCGTAG
- a CDS encoding DUF899 domain-containing protein, with protein sequence MNLEQHEIVSRDEWQKARKELLAKEKEFTRLRDELSAERRQLPWERVETPYLFEGADGPETLVDLFGGKSQLVVYHFMFRPEADQGCKNCSFWADNFNGIVTHLEHRDIRFVAISRAPVAKLLSFRNRLGWSFKWVSSGGTTFNQDYAVSFSEEAVAKGHYRYNYDDAHRAYHVDMPGISVFYKDANGTVFHTYSTYSRGIDMMNTAYHYLDLVPKGRDEETGGGMSWLRYRDRYGRP encoded by the coding sequence ATGAACCTCGAGCAACACGAAATCGTATCGCGAGACGAATGGCAGAAGGCACGCAAAGAGCTCCTGGCGAAGGAAAAGGAGTTCACGCGCCTTCGCGACGAGCTGAGTGCCGAGCGGCGGCAGCTGCCCTGGGAGCGGGTGGAGACCCCCTACCTCTTCGAGGGGGCCGACGGTCCGGAGACGCTGGTCGATCTCTTCGGGGGAAAGAGCCAGCTGGTGGTCTACCACTTCATGTTCCGACCGGAGGCCGACCAAGGGTGCAAGAACTGCTCGTTCTGGGCGGACAACTTCAACGGCATCGTCACCCACCTGGAGCATCGCGACATCCGCTTCGTGGCCATCTCCCGCGCGCCGGTGGCCAAGCTGCTCTCCTTTCGAAACCGCCTCGGGTGGAGCTTCAAGTGGGTTTCCTCCGGCGGTACCACGTTCAATCAGGATTATGCCGTTTCGTTCTCCGAGGAGGCCGTCGCCAAAGGCCATTATCGGTACAATTACGACGACGCGCACCGCGCCTACCATGTCGACATGCCGGGGATCAGCGTCTTTTACAAGGACGCCAACGGCACGGTCTTTCATACGTATTCCACGTATTCGCGCGGTATCGATATGATGAATACGGCCTACCACTATTTGGATCTCGTCCCCAAGGGCCGGGACGAGGAAACGGGCGGCGGCATGTCCTGGCTGCGCTATCGCGATCGGTACGGCCGGCCATGA
- a CDS encoding GNAT family N-acetyltransferase gives MDLAIRPVTPDLWPVLEDLFGKSGASNGCWCMYWRIGSLYRQRPREENKKALRQLVKRGPPPGLLAFDGDTAVGWCQLTSRDDLPWLDRGQFARVDDMPVWAISCFYIRRGHRKRGVTGALIEAALKAAKTAGAPAVEAYPWDASKSVQSDPFTGFLSTFERLGFREIARRRPARPVMRYDFASAGGRT, from the coding sequence ATGGATCTCGCAATCCGTCCCGTGACGCCGGATTTATGGCCTGTCCTGGAAGATCTTTTCGGAAAGAGCGGCGCCTCGAACGGTTGCTGGTGCATGTACTGGCGGATCGGCAGCCTCTATCGGCAAAGGCCGCGCGAGGAGAACAAGAAGGCGCTGCGGCAGCTCGTGAAACGCGGACCGCCCCCAGGGCTTCTCGCGTTCGACGGAGATACGGCCGTGGGCTGGTGCCAACTCACCTCGAGGGACGATCTGCCATGGCTCGATCGTGGCCAGTTCGCACGGGTGGACGACATGCCCGTGTGGGCCATCTCCTGCTTTTACATTCGCCGCGGCCACCGCAAGCGCGGCGTCACGGGCGCGCTCATCGAGGCAGCCTTGAAGGCCGCCAAAACCGCGGGCGCGCCCGCCGTCGAGGCCTATCCGTGGGATGCCTCGAAGTCGGTGCAGTCCGATCCGTTCACCGGCTTCCTATCGACCTTCGAGCGACTCGGCTTTCGCGAGATCGCGCGGCGCAGACCCGCGCGGCCGGTCATGCGTTACGACTTCGCTTCCGCAGGCGGTCGAACGTGA
- a CDS encoding MarR family winged helix-turn-helix transcriptional regulator has protein sequence MDRRLFFLLPRAARMVMARANDATIRVLGVSSAQLATLAYLAKKPGSTMTDVANLFDLNKSGVSGMVARLERAGLVKREPSPRDGRATLLWLTPKGESVRAESMPLVRRATAEMTEGFTPEEVDVIYRFLNAIIDKCADAEEEP, from the coding sequence ATGGATCGGAGGCTCTTTTTTCTTCTGCCGCGGGCGGCCCGCATGGTGATGGCGCGGGCCAACGACGCGACGATTCGGGTGCTCGGGGTGTCGTCGGCCCAGTTGGCGACGTTGGCGTATTTGGCCAAGAAGCCGGGGTCGACGATGACGGATGTGGCCAACTTGTTCGATTTGAACAAGTCGGGGGTCAGTGGCATGGTGGCGCGGCTCGAGCGGGCGGGGCTCGTGAAGCGGGAACCTAGTCCGCGGGATGGGCGGGCCACCCTCTTGTGGCTGACGCCGAAGGGGGAGTCGGTGCGGGCGGAGTCGATGCCACTCGTGCGGCGCGCCACGGCGGAGATGACCGAAGGCTTCACCCCGGAAGAAGTGGACGTCATTTACCGATTCTTGAATGCCATCATCGACAAGTGCGCGGATGCGGAGGAAGAACCATGA
- a CDS encoding HD domain-containing protein: MDEIQERWLQAWYFAAQAHAGQKVPGTELPYLIHLGAVGMEVLAAHQSSPFARPGLAVQCALLHDTLEDTDVDEKALLAHFDPAVVAGVRALTKDASLPKAEAMDDSLRRIREQPVEVWAVKLADRITNLGPPPPHWRADKVEAYRDEAARILASLGAAHATLAERLSRKIADYPPPSY, from the coding sequence ATGGACGAGATACAGGAACGATGGTTGCAGGCTTGGTACTTTGCCGCGCAGGCCCACGCGGGCCAGAAGGTGCCTGGAACCGAGCTACCGTATCTCATCCATCTCGGCGCGGTCGGGATGGAGGTGCTTGCCGCCCATCAGAGCTCGCCGTTTGCACGACCGGGGTTGGCGGTGCAATGCGCGTTGCTTCACGACACGTTGGAAGATACCGACGTCGACGAGAAGGCCCTCTTGGCGCATTTCGATCCGGCGGTCGTTGCGGGCGTTCGCGCCTTGACGAAGGATGCCTCTCTGCCGAAGGCCGAGGCCATGGACGACAGCCTACGTCGCATTCGCGAGCAGCCCGTCGAAGTATGGGCCGTCAAGTTGGCCGATCGAATCACCAATTTGGGCCCGCCCCCGCCTCACTGGCGAGCCGACAAGGTGGAAGCCTACCGTGACGAAGCCGCTCGCATCCTCGCGAGTCTCGGCGCGGCGCATGCGACTCTCGCGGAGCGGCTTTCCCGTAAGATTGCCGACTATCCCCCGCCCTCGTATTGA
- a CDS encoding inorganic phosphate transporter, producing MAVSAPEEFVDSTLESKLKVSKGPGRAGAIGFAVALVGGATYVLAQLVGDLAGDRTSSMVSYVFLGIALLIALGFEFVNGFHDTANAVATVIYTHTLPPHAAVIWSGIWNFIGVLVSSGVVAFGIISLLPVELILQVGSGAGFAMVFALLTAAILWNLGTWYFGLPSSSSHTLIGSIIGLGIANQLMGNRSGTSGVDWGQAKHIGESLLISPLVGFACAAGLLVLMKVLVKNRRLYEAPEGTKPPPFWIRALLLFTCTGVSFAHGSNDGQKGMGLIMLILIGTVPTAYALNHAIPASHTQDFIAVSHQAVESLEHYAPVDTVVEDARGEVASYIRTRKVTPTTVLATQKMVGDISADMGLFQELAKVPADKTRNFRNDMYLVSEALRLFEKTGQPAINARDKAVLKNYKKHIDDATKFIPTWVKVAVAIALGLGTMVGWKRIVVTVGEKIGKDHLTYAQGASAELVAMATIGAADAFGLPVSTTHVLSSGVAGTMTANKSGLQVSTVRNLLMAWVLTLPISIVLSGTLFWLFTRLGGGV from the coding sequence ATGGCCGTTTCGGCACCCGAAGAATTCGTCGACTCGACGCTCGAATCGAAATTGAAGGTCTCGAAAGGGCCCGGTAGGGCAGGGGCCATCGGTTTTGCCGTTGCGCTCGTGGGTGGGGCGACCTACGTGCTCGCGCAGCTCGTGGGCGATCTGGCCGGCGATAGGACGTCGTCCATGGTGTCCTACGTATTTCTGGGCATCGCGCTGTTGATTGCGCTCGGCTTCGAGTTCGTCAATGGCTTTCACGACACCGCCAATGCCGTCGCGACGGTCATCTACACGCACACCTTGCCGCCGCATGCTGCGGTGATTTGGTCGGGCATTTGGAACTTCATCGGCGTGCTCGTTTCCAGTGGCGTGGTGGCCTTCGGCATCATCTCGCTCCTGCCCGTCGAGCTCATTCTCCAGGTGGGCAGCGGTGCGGGTTTCGCCATGGTGTTTGCGCTCCTCACGGCCGCCATCCTTTGGAATCTCGGGACATGGTATTTCGGCCTGCCATCGTCGAGCTCGCACACGCTGATTGGATCGATCATCGGCCTGGGCATCGCCAATCAGCTCATGGGCAACCGGAGCGGCACCAGCGGCGTCGATTGGGGGCAGGCCAAACACATCGGTGAATCGCTGCTCATCTCGCCCCTCGTCGGGTTTGCATGTGCCGCCGGGCTGCTCGTTCTCATGAAGGTGCTCGTGAAAAACAGGCGCCTTTACGAGGCCCCCGAAGGCACCAAGCCTCCGCCGTTTTGGATCCGCGCGCTGCTGCTCTTCACCTGCACCGGCGTGAGTTTCGCCCACGGCTCCAACGATGGGCAAAAGGGCATGGGGCTCATCATGCTGATCCTCATCGGCACCGTCCCCACGGCCTATGCGTTGAACCATGCCATTCCCGCGAGCCACACGCAGGATTTCATCGCGGTTTCGCACCAGGCCGTCGAATCCCTAGAACATTACGCGCCGGTCGACACAGTCGTCGAAGATGCCCGCGGCGAGGTGGCCAGTTACATTCGCACGCGCAAGGTGACGCCCACCACCGTCTTGGCGACGCAAAAGATGGTGGGCGACATTTCGGCGGACATGGGCCTCTTTCAAGAATTGGCCAAGGTGCCCGCCGACAAGACGCGCAATTTCCGCAACGACATGTACCTCGTCAGCGAGGCGTTGCGTCTCTTCGAAAAGACGGGGCAGCCCGCCATCAACGCGCGCGACAAGGCCGTTTTGAAGAATTACAAAAAGCATATCGACGATGCGACCAAGTTCATTCCCACGTGGGTCAAGGTCGCGGTGGCCATCGCCCTCGGCCTCGGGACCATGGTCGGATGGAAACGCATCGTCGTGACGGTGGGCGAGAAGATCGGCAAAGACCACCTCACCTATGCCCAGGGCGCCTCCGCAGAATTGGTGGCCATGGCCACCATCGGTGCGGCCGACGCATTCGGGCTTCCCGTCAGCACCACCCACGTTTTGTCCTCCGGCGTGGCGGGCACGATGACGGCGAACAAATCCGGTTTGCAGGTTTCCACGGTTCGCAATCTTCTCATGGCCTGGGTGCTCACCCTGCCCATTTCGATTGTGCTCTCGGGCACGCTCTTTTGGCTCTTCACCCGTCTTGGCGGTGGCGTTTGA
- a CDS encoding PQQ-binding-like beta-propeller repeat protein — translation MKRQTADIVREYGPFEGSPQVHGVTFDGERVWFATGEKLIAFDPKTGHEERTLDVPANAGTAFDGQHLYQISEDRIHKIDPKTGNVLASIPAPGGGADSGLAWAEGTLWVGQYRGKKIHRIDPETGKILRTIESDRFVTGVTWVDHDLWHGTWEGDDSDIRRIDPTTGEVLERLDMPKGTAVSGLESNGADLFYCGGGPTGKIRAVKRHRQDG, via the coding sequence ATGAAACGACAAACCGCAGACATCGTCCGAGAATATGGCCCGTTCGAAGGTTCCCCCCAGGTGCACGGCGTCACCTTCGACGGAGAGCGCGTCTGGTTCGCGACCGGCGAAAAACTGATCGCGTTCGACCCGAAAACGGGGCACGAAGAGCGCACCCTCGACGTCCCCGCCAATGCGGGCACCGCCTTCGATGGGCAGCATCTCTATCAAATCTCCGAAGATCGCATTCACAAGATCGATCCCAAAACGGGGAACGTGCTCGCGAGCATCCCCGCCCCCGGCGGCGGCGCCGACTCGGGCCTCGCCTGGGCCGAGGGCACGCTCTGGGTGGGTCAGTACCGCGGAAAAAAGATCCACCGCATCGACCCCGAGACCGGAAAAATCCTCCGCACCATCGAGTCCGATCGCTTCGTCACCGGCGTCACCTGGGTCGACCACGACTTGTGGCACGGCACCTGGGAAGGTGACGACAGCGACATTCGACGCATCGACCCGACGACCGGCGAGGTGCTCGAACGCCTCGACATGCCGAAGGGAACCGCGGTATCGGGCCTGGAGTCGAACGGGGCCGATCTCTTTTATTGCGGCGGCGGCCCCACTGGCAAAATACGCGCGGTCAAACGCCACCGCCAAGACGGGTGA
- a CDS encoding enoyl-CoA hydratase — protein MSDIIVTQNDHVLELTLDRPKKKNALSFAMYEALAEALQSAQKNPAVRVVLLHATGDSFCSGNDINDFLSGTNLDPTTAPTIRFIEALVALDKPLVAAVQGAAVGIGTTMLLHADLVYAHESARFSVPFVGLGLVPEAASSLLLPRRVGPAAASDLLLRGTVIDAVRAAAIGLVNEVVRAPADLLAVARERANDVAAKPPRAVRLTKALTRSPQAEVLARVHEEAKHFADRLTSDEAREAFTAFIERRPANFANFS, from the coding sequence ATGAGCGATATCATCGTCACGCAGAATGACCATGTTCTCGAGCTGACGCTCGATCGTCCAAAGAAGAAGAATGCACTGAGCTTTGCCATGTACGAAGCGCTGGCCGAGGCGCTGCAATCCGCGCAAAAGAACCCCGCCGTGCGCGTCGTCCTATTGCACGCTACGGGCGATTCGTTTTGCTCCGGCAACGACATCAACGACTTTCTCTCCGGCACGAACCTCGACCCAACGACCGCGCCGACGATTCGCTTCATCGAGGCCCTGGTGGCCCTCGACAAGCCGCTGGTCGCCGCAGTGCAAGGGGCGGCCGTGGGCATCGGCACGACCATGCTCCTGCATGCCGATCTCGTGTACGCCCACGAAAGCGCCCGTTTCTCCGTGCCGTTCGTCGGCCTGGGCCTCGTCCCCGAGGCCGCATCGAGCCTCCTCTTGCCCCGGCGCGTTGGCCCGGCCGCGGCGAGCGACCTGCTGCTGCGCGGCACCGTCATCGATGCCGTGCGCGCCGCCGCGATCGGCCTGGTGAACGAAGTGGTGCGCGCCCCCGCGGACCTTCTCGCCGTCGCACGCGAACGCGCCAACGACGTCGCAGCCAAACCACCGCGCGCCGTCCGCCTCACCAAGGCCCTCACGCGCAGCCCGCAAGCCGAGGTCCTCGCCCGCGTTCACGAAGAAGCGAAACACTTCGCCGACCGCCTCACCTCGGACGAAGCGCGCGAAGCCTTCACCGCCTTCATCGAACGACGCCCGGCCAACTTCGCGAATTTCTCCTAA
- a CDS encoding phytanoyl-CoA dioxygenase family protein gives MSDIRWFTDDACKLDEFRALVEQTPDPRDYPYAEAFAQKAIVYDCAHVRGVLETASGREGVAREWVSALSDGPGLILLHGAFSAEVIDRATESFFAMIADQRARGVAAGDHFGKPGDNDRVWNALEKLAVSSPEVFADYYANDMLALVSLAWLGPNYQVTSQINVVNPGGQAQLPHRDYHLGFQSDDFTARCPPHVHRLSPVLTLQGAVAHGPMPLKSGPTLYLPYSQKYELGYLAWRRPEFRAYFDEHRAQWPLEKGDAVFFNPALFHAAGHNRSADIRRMANLLQVSSAFGRAMESVNRERMVNALYPVLLQRKAAGAGALHNVIAASAEGYPFPTNLDRDPPIGGLAPASQAELVSRALDEGWEPARLRSELASARERTDP, from the coding sequence ATGTCCGACATTCGCTGGTTCACGGACGACGCCTGCAAGTTGGACGAGTTTCGCGCGCTCGTCGAGCAAACGCCCGATCCGCGCGATTACCCGTATGCGGAGGCCTTCGCCCAGAAGGCCATCGTGTACGACTGCGCGCACGTGCGCGGCGTTCTGGAGACGGCGTCGGGGCGCGAGGGGGTGGCGCGCGAATGGGTTTCCGCGCTGAGCGATGGGCCGGGACTCATCCTGCTGCACGGCGCATTCTCCGCGGAGGTCATCGATCGGGCCACGGAATCGTTCTTCGCGATGATTGCCGATCAGCGTGCGCGCGGCGTGGCCGCGGGCGATCACTTCGGCAAGCCAGGGGACAACGATCGCGTCTGGAATGCGCTGGAGAAGCTGGCGGTATCGTCGCCCGAGGTCTTCGCGGACTACTACGCGAACGACATGCTGGCACTCGTGTCCCTGGCGTGGCTCGGGCCGAACTACCAGGTGACGTCGCAGATCAACGTGGTGAATCCCGGCGGGCAGGCCCAGCTTCCCCATCGGGATTACCATCTAGGTTTCCAATCGGACGATTTTACGGCCCGATGCCCGCCGCACGTGCACCGTCTCTCCCCGGTGCTGACGTTGCAGGGGGCGGTGGCCCATGGACCTATGCCGTTGAAGAGCGGGCCTACGCTGTATTTGCCCTATTCGCAGAAATACGAATTGGGGTATCTCGCCTGGCGCCGGCCAGAGTTTCGCGCGTATTTCGACGAGCACCGTGCCCAGTGGCCGCTGGAAAAGGGGGATGCGGTGTTCTTCAATCCGGCCTTGTTCCACGCGGCGGGGCACAATCGCTCGGCGGACATCCGCCGCATGGCGAACCTGCTGCAGGTGTCGTCCGCGTTCGGGCGCGCCATGGAGAGCGTGAACCGCGAGCGCATGGTGAATGCGCTCTACCCGGTGCTTTTGCAGCGCAAGGCGGCGGGCGCAGGCGCGCTGCACAACGTCATCGCGGCCTCCGCGGAGGGGTATCCCTTTCCCACGAACCTGGATCGCGATCCGCCGATCGGCGGTCTCGCGCCTGCATCGCAAGCCGAGTTGGTCTCACGGGCCCTCGACGAGGGGTGGGAGCCTGCACGATTGCGCAGCGAGCTCGCGTCGGCCCGAGAGCGCACGGATCCTTAG